From a region of the Fischerella sp. JS2 genome:
- a CDS encoding helix-turn-helix domain-containing protein — translation MDKRIARLYENVVKKPVMSHEMPEALTELSWASQSVHFAIEELYHQHEQLEETKKTLQAECKRYEELFEEAPDGYLVTDAQGKIQLANRKATKLLNLKKESLVGKPIINFVALKQKHEFRNFLTQVSQNGRSQELIIALQQHGNELFNAALTVAISYNNQGKAQTLRWLLRSINESKRAELVKITKDRDFDGDRPIHKYSKGDTIPLNTQIIWYVRQGLVKLTTLGETSEEVLVGLAVPGMVFGSYLTSLHTYQATAISDVRLVAIDVSEILASPALSHAFLPKINQRLQQTESFLVISGLRRVQDRLYGLLQLLKREIGEKVAQGTRLSVRLTHEDLANACCTTRVTVTRLLSQLKKQGKICFDHKKHIIVKDLPHIG, via the coding sequence ATGGACAAACGTATAGCTAGACTGTACGAAAATGTTGTCAAAAAGCCTGTGATGTCACATGAAATGCCGGAAGCTTTGACCGAACTCAGCTGGGCTTCACAATCAGTACATTTTGCTATTGAGGAACTTTACCATCAACATGAGCAGTTAGAAGAAACAAAAAAAACTTTACAAGCAGAGTGCAAACGTTATGAGGAATTATTTGAGGAAGCACCAGACGGCTATTTAGTGACTGATGCCCAAGGTAAAATCCAACTAGCTAACCGTAAGGCTACCAAATTGCTTAATTTAAAAAAAGAATCTTTGGTGGGTAAACCAATTATTAATTTCGTTGCCTTAAAACAGAAACATGAGTTTCGCAATTTCCTCACCCAAGTAAGTCAAAACGGTAGAAGCCAGGAGTTAATCATAGCCTTGCAACAACATGGCAATGAACTCTTTAATGCAGCATTAACAGTGGCGATTTCCTATAACAATCAGGGTAAAGCTCAAACCCTGCGCTGGCTGCTACGCAGCATTAATGAAAGCAAACGAGCAGAATTAGTAAAGATTACAAAAGACCGTGATTTTGATGGCGATCGCCCCATACATAAGTATTCCAAAGGAGATACCATTCCTCTCAACACACAAATAATTTGGTATGTTCGTCAAGGCCTAGTAAAACTGACTACCCTTGGTGAAACCAGTGAAGAAGTACTAGTAGGATTGGCAGTCCCAGGAATGGTTTTCGGCTCTTATTTAACTTCCCTGCATACTTACCAAGCCACAGCTATATCGGATGTGAGGTTAGTAGCAATTGATGTGTCAGAAATACTAGCTTCCCCAGCCTTAAGTCATGCCTTTTTACCAAAAATAAATCAACGGCTACAGCAAACAGAATCTTTTTTAGTAATTTCTGGGTTGCGACGAGTACAAGACCGCTTATATGGTCTTTTACAGCTTCTCAAACGCGAAATTGGTGAAAAGGTAGCCCAAGGAACCCGCCTCTCAGTTCGCTTAACTCATGAAGATTTAGCCAACGCCTGTTGTACTACCCGAGTCACGGTTACACGATTGTTATCTCAGTTAAAAAAACAAGGAAAAATTTGTTTTGACCACAAAAAACACATAATCGTCAAAGATCTACCTCATATAGGTTAG
- a CDS encoding DUF7219 family protein, translating to MQHNQKDLNKFLYPHSSYRGQVKPENLLFNANLQEFAQKVSYIANLETSGKLSPEEAYSQIKMLWKKLKLSKKELKIGSQALLDNQ from the coding sequence GTGCAACATAATCAAAAAGATTTAAACAAGTTTCTTTATCCCCATAGTTCTTATCGTGGTCAAGTTAAACCAGAAAATCTATTATTTAATGCCAATTTACAGGAATTTGCTCAAAAAGTTAGTTACATTGCAAATTTAGAAACAAGCGGAAAACTTTCTCCTGAGGAAGCCTACAGCCAAATTAAGATGCTGTGGAAAAAGTTAAAACTTAGCAAAAAGGAACTAAAAATTGGTAGTCAAGCACTGTTAGATAATCAATAA
- a CDS encoding Hsp20/alpha crystallin family protein produces the protein MALVRYNPWQEINALQSQLNRLFDESFIPSGLWKDDDVKVPAAELQETEEAILLKLEIPGMEAKDLDVQVTEDAVYVSGERKSESKTEEKGYTKSEFHYGKFQRVIPLPARIQNTNVTADYKDGILNLTLPKTEAEKNKVVKVNL, from the coding sequence ATGGCACTGGTTCGTTACAATCCCTGGCAAGAAATTAATGCTCTCCAAAGTCAACTAAATCGTTTATTTGATGAAAGTTTTATCCCATCTGGACTGTGGAAAGATGATGATGTGAAAGTTCCTGCTGCTGAGTTGCAAGAAACAGAAGAAGCAATTCTTCTGAAGTTAGAAATTCCTGGTATGGAAGCTAAAGACTTGGATGTACAAGTGACAGAAGATGCAGTTTATGTCAGTGGTGAACGTAAATCTGAAAGCAAAACAGAAGAAAAAGGTTATACTAAAAGCGAATTCCACTATGGTAAATTCCAACGTGTGATTCCTCTTCCTGCTCGCATTCAAAATACCAATGTTACTGCTGATTATAAAGACGGAATATTGAATCTGACACTACCAAAAACCGAAGCAGAAAAGAATAAGGTTGTCAAAGTTAATCTGTAA
- a CDS encoding pentapeptide repeat-containing protein, translated as MQRSQKTVLLFDSITAAHEIAFMLNGEWDQCNGVSMSKFDKVAINTAACLVDTSWCYQGTSVAVLSKLTTDELLRRYAIGERNFTNVNLRCANLCSLLLSEVHFNWAKLNWANFSGANLSNSDLIAADMQNANLSDVNLSKSRLIRANLVSANLSKADLKGADLSHACLRNANLYQADLRGAKVFQTDFQGADCSGAIFDPVISQ; from the coding sequence TTGCAACGTTCTCAAAAAACAGTGCTGTTATTTGATTCGATTACTGCTGCTCATGAAATTGCCTTTATGCTCAACGGGGAGTGGGATCAGTGTAACGGTGTGAGCATGTCTAAGTTTGACAAAGTAGCCATTAATACTGCCGCTTGTCTAGTAGACACCTCATGGTGTTATCAAGGTACTTCAGTTGCTGTTTTAAGTAAATTAACAACCGATGAACTTCTACGTCGTTATGCAATCGGAGAAAGAAATTTTACTAATGTGAATTTGAGATGTGCCAATCTCTGTTCGCTTTTGTTGAGTGAAGTTCATTTCAATTGGGCTAAACTAAATTGGGCTAATTTCAGTGGAGCGAACCTAAGCAACTCAGATTTAATCGCGGCGGATATGCAAAATGCTAATTTAAGCGATGTCAACTTGAGTAAGTCACGCTTGATTAGAGCTAACTTAGTATCCGCAAATCTATCAAAAGCAGATTTGAAGGGAGCAGATTTAAGTCACGCTTGCTTAAGAAATGCTAATTTATATCAAGCAGATTTGAGAGGTGCAAAAGTTTTCCAGACAGACTTCCAAGGTGCTGATTGTAGTGGAGCTATTTTTGATCCTGTAATTTCCCAATAA